The Nicotiana tomentosiformis chromosome 2, ASM39032v3, whole genome shotgun sequence genome includes the window TCGTGATTGGTTAAATTTCGAACTTTTCTGTGCTCTTCGTTGCTTTGATGACCAATTCACTAGTGTTGTTATGTCTATAATATGGTGCTGTTGATTTGAATCTTTACTGAGTTCAGAATTTAGTATGCTTTTGTTGTAATGTTTAATTTGTGAAGATTAATATGTGTAGCCGTATTAGATTGTTTGAACGGTTGCTGTTATTTCTTTGTACTAAACTTTTGGGAGATTGATTCGTCTCACTTTCATAGAAGTCATCTAGGATTGCACACCGTCCGTTCGACTAATTGGCTATATTAATTTTGAAGCGTTAGAACTGACCATCTTTTTATCCCAACCGCTTGTTATGTGAATGTGATTAACCATGGGATCAATTCTATAGTTATGTTTTACTTTTACGCACACTGGTTTGATGGAAAATCAAGCTAGATGTGGGATAAGTCTAAGTTGAGTCGAGTTCTGTTACTGCATGTTATGTATCTTGAACTTCTTGTATTAATGGATGTCGCATGAAGTACCTTTTTATGAAAGAGTGCTGTTGTTTGGAGAGACAATGAGTAGAGCATCCATGATAGTTTTTAATAAGGGCATTGCTAGTCCACGAGTCTCTGTTTCCACAGTATGAGTTCTAACTGGTATACAACTATGCTAAGTGAAAATAAGGGCTCTGATTGTTAGTACAGTTCCTATTTATTGATTGAAACTATATATGCTAAGTAGTAGTACTGTTTTCTTGTTCAACAAGAAGATAGAGAATCCCCGATCATACCTCCCCCAACTTGAACTTAGAGGAAGTAAGGCAGTGAAGTAGCTTACCCTCCACCCATTTGGAAAGTTGATCAACAACGCCtacttgatatcatcattcttCATCACAGGGAAAGTTACCTTTATGCTTATACCGCTTCCCTTCAATGAAATTATTCTTGGTTACATTATCTGAGGAAGAGTTACCTTTTATTGAAGTATTCACGATTACATGATCAAATATATTACATAAGCCTCAAAATGAACCAAAAAAGGCACGAAATTGCTTATATATTGAAAAAGTATTCACTCCACACCACATCAACGAACTACTGGCGATGTTCTGAAAGACACCACAAAGGAGACAACCGGGTCATGTTCATGCTGTTTTAAGGAATGTTCTTTTCCTCCGTGCGTAAGGACCCTGCTCCTCTTCCTCGGTTTCTTCTTCTTGATGCCTTCTTTCCATTTCTTCTTCCTGTCTCCTAGCTGCTTCTTGTTGTCTCTGGGCTTCTTCTTGCCTTCTTTTCTCAGCCTCTCTTGCCGCCTCCTCTTCTTTTCTTCctccttcctcctcctcctcctctcccCTCTCTCCTCTCCTTgtttcctcctcttcttcttcttcttcatgtcTCCTTGTTTCCTCTCCCTCCCTCCTGGCTTCCTCTGCTTGTCTTTCCCTTTCTGCTTCCTCTCGTTCCTGTCTCCTTCTAGCTGCTGCTTCCTCCTCTCTCCTACTTGCTTCCTCCGCCTCTCTCTGCGCTTGTTCCTCCCTCCTCCTTGCTGCTTCTTCCTCTCTCCTTCTTGCTTCCTCTGCCTCCCTTTGTGCTTCTTCCCCCTGCTGCCTAGCTGCCTCTTCCTCTTCTCTTGTCCTCGCTTCTTCTGCCTCTCTCTCAGCTTCTTCTTCCTGTTGCCTTCTAGCTGCTTCTTCCTCTTCTCTCTTCCTAGCTTCCTCTTCTTCTTGTCTCCTTCTGATTTCTTCTTCTTGCCTTCTGGCTTCCTCCTCTTCCCTTCTCCTGGCTTCTTCTTCTTGTCTCCTCCTTTGTTCCTCTTTCTCCCTTGTTGCCTCCTCTTCTCGTCTTCTTGCTTCTTCTGCCtctctctttcttctttcttcttcagccTTCCTTGCTTCTTCCTCTTCCTTCCTTCTAGCTTCCTCTTCTTCCCTCCTCCTTTCTTCCTCCCTCTGCCTTGCCTCCTCTTCTTCCCTTCTCCTTTCTTCCTCCTCTGCCCTCCTCCTTTCTTCCTCCATTAATCTCACTTCTTCTTCAGCACAAGAAGTACACTCCAGTATGACTGACTCACCCTGTGCCTCCAGAATCCGATCGATTGTTGTGTTAGTCACATTAAAGGAAGCTGCCAAGATTTGCCTATCCAGTGTTCGGAGGACTGAAGCCTTCCCTGTTAGGTACTGAGGATGATGTCTCTTTGTAGTTGTACTAAAACCAACAAAGACAAATGAGTTGTTGTTGAAAGCCATTTGAGCCATAGGACGAAACCTTGGCACTGCAAATACATCTCCTTCTTCCACCTTAAACCTCATGTTTTGGCATCCTTGCTTTGTTCCCGTGCTTGAGCAAACTACCCTTACCATTCCTTCTCCTTGCAATGCTATTCCTATTTCAGTTGCCGTTGGATTCCAGTGTGGCGCCATCATTGATCCCTTGGTTAAGTTCACTACATAAATACCAATGTGGGAACCCTTTAATGCGGGTAATTTTTTCCGTGTAATTACAGTGCTCCAGCCATTGCAATTCTCAAAATCTGGTTTCTCTTTGAAAATATTGAACAATTCAGTCTTCTTTTTATTGCTTTGGGAGTCAAAGAAACCGTGACCACCCTTTCCTAGAAGACTTTTCATGAATTGAGCCTCCATTTCCCACAGGGTCTTTTTTGTTGTCTTGGGCACACCATGTATGATGGCTGGTACTTCTGTCCCATTCAACACTTCATCTATCACATCCTCTGGTACCTTCACAAAGAAAGTTTTGCATACATAGTCACAATTTACCCCTTAACATGACTCTTTTTATTAAATTATCCccaaaaaaaacagaaaaaactcaAAATGAATTTAAGTTATACTCTAACAGTATAACAAATTTATACTAACATTGCAATTTAACCTACTTCCCAAATATATTAGACTTTTTATGAAGAGTTAAATTATATATTAATAGTGCACAAAATTTAATACTATcaattatatgtttaaactaaATAGAGGGGAGTTACATGAAATGCCGCCTGGAGAACTTTCCTATCGAATCCAAGAACCATATCACGGATGCTAGAGTATGGTCCGGACAACGGCTCCTGCATATATACGAGGAAATTCATTTTTGATCAAGAAAAATGCAAAATTAAGTATTAACATAAAAAATGGACGAGAACAAAGAATATTACTCTCAAATCATCCCCTGAATTGGTAAAGATGGAATAAACTCTAAGTTTCTGTCGCGCAGGCTCTAAGTTGCTCTCTATGAAGAAAATAGTTCCAAAGGGCAACCTGAAAACATCTCCAATTCTTAAATCCACTGACTTTTGTTCAGTTTCATCCATCCAAGTCAGCCTTCCCGACCCTTCAATCATCATTCCACCGAAATATCAAAAAACAAATAGTTGAGATTTTatcaataaaacaaataaaatgagACAGATCAAGTGAAGAAAAGAGGACAGAAATGTAAAATCAATACCAGTGTGGACATAGAAGACCATATCTGCATGTAGAACAACAGGAAGGAAGAGGGAATTGGGCTCCAATGTGATGAACTGAAGATGATAGGAACCGGTGATTCCATCAGCTACTCTGACTGAAGAGACCTCCCCATTTTCAGTTGAAACTACTAGTTTTCTTTCTCCTCTCTTCACCAGAGGCCCCAAACCCCATTCCGTACTTGGGGTTATTCCTTCTCGCCCACTCAAAGCTGTTACATGGATCGCCACATTACTGATAATAACCATAAACAGCAGAAACTTAAACAAGATTCTGCAACATTCAAATGGCGTCGAGACAGATTTTTTATCCGACATTGCCTTTAGTTTTTAAACAAACATGCACAGTCCTGACGATCACTGGCAGTGAGAAAAGAGAGAGTAAAACACGAGGTTTTGAAGAAGGAAGATGTGATGGAAGGGAGTTACGTGGCTTTTGCATGGACACGTGCTTGTTTCTACTTCACACGTGGCTTCCTTTTCTGACTGATGATTCCTCCCATGCACTGCTCTTTGACTTTTTCCGTACTGTTTCCATTTAGGAGCTTATCTTCTTGTTCATTTCCATCAGCCTTTCGGCCTAATAATCCTTATTATCTTCTAGCTCTTGTATTAGAGACATCTATTATCTTGAATAACGAAGAATTAATCCAAATAGACGTCCAATTtatcacttaaattaaaaatactatataatatatatataatttatgtatatgattaaaaaaaaataataattaatattaaccggctatttgtataaagatcCCTTAGAATAATTGCATAGCGAAAAGTAGGTAAAATGAGGATACAGACGCAACTTACTTACTCGATGAAGGGAAGTCATAATTTAGATGGAATGGATTTTGCTTCAAAAGAGTCAATGCTAAAATATATAAGTTAAGTCTACTTTTATTAAATTTCTGcataatatataaaatttctatCAGAGAATTAGATTTTATCGAACTCACAAACTCATTATCAACCGGTGATTTTGTCGAGCTAACAAATTCATAGTTAACCAGTCGCTTGTTAATCGGTACATTGGATACTACAGTTTGTTTCGCGTAGCTGAGTCAATAATCTTCAACAAAGGTTTTCGAATCTATACTGCGTCACATTTTATTATGAGGAAATTGCAAATTCTAACGATTCTGAGTCAGCTATATAGTAGAGAATAAAGAAAGACATATT containing:
- the LOC104087645 gene encoding vicilin-like seed storage protein At2g18540, giving the protein MSDKKSVSTPFECCRILFKFLLFMVIISNVAIHVTALSGREGITPSTEWGLGPLVKRGERKLVVSTENGEVSSVRVADGITGSYHLQFITLEPNSLFLPVVLHADMVFYVHTGSGRLTWMDETEQKSVDLRIGDVFRLPFGTIFFIESNLEPARQKLRVYSIFTNSGDDLREPLSGPYSSIRDMVLGFDRKVLQAAFHVPEDVIDEVLNGTEVPAIIHGVPKTTKKTLWEMEAQFMKSLLGKGGHGFFDSQSNKKKTELFNIFKEKPDFENCNGWSTVITRKKLPALKGSHIGIYVVNLTKGSMMAPHWNPTATEIGIALQGEGMVRVVCSSTGTKQGCQNMRFKVEEGDVFAVPRFRPMAQMAFNNNSFVFVGFSTTTKRHHPQYLTGKASVLRTLDRQILAASFNVTNTTIDRILEAQGESVILECTSCAEEEVRLMEEERRRAEEEERRREEEEARQREEERRREEEEARRKEEEEARKAEEERRKREAEEARRREEEATREKEEQRRRQEEEARRREEEEARRQEEEIRRRQEEEEARKREEEEAARRQQEEEAEREAEEARTREEEEAARQQGEEAQREAEEARRREEEAARRREEQAQREAEEASRREEEAAARRRQEREEAERERQAEEARREGEETRRHEEEEEEEETRRGERGEEEEEEGGRKEEEAAREAEKRRQEEAQRQQEAARRQEEEMERRHQEEETEEEEQGPYARRKRTFLKTA